One Cedecea neteri DNA segment encodes these proteins:
- the thiQ gene encoding thiamine ABC transporter ATP-binding protein ThiQ, translating into MLTLTDVTWLYQHLPMRFSLKVAAGERIAILGPSGAGKSTLLSLVAGFLPPASGGIVIAGVDHTRTPPSARPVSMLFQENNLFSHLTVRQNIALGMHPGMKLDEAQKQRLIEIVERVGLTDMLDRLPSQLSGGQRQRVALARCLVRQQPVLLLDEPFSALDPALRKEMLQLLDELCREQQLALLMVSHSIEDAARIAHRSIVVKDGRIAWDGETGTLLSGEASASALLGIGN; encoded by the coding sequence ATGCTAACTCTGACTGATGTAACCTGGCTGTACCAGCACTTACCCATGCGCTTTTCCCTGAAGGTTGCGGCGGGAGAACGAATCGCCATCCTGGGGCCAAGCGGCGCGGGAAAAAGTACGTTGCTGAGCCTGGTCGCCGGGTTCCTACCGCCTGCCAGCGGCGGCATCGTCATCGCCGGCGTGGATCACACCCGGACACCGCCTTCAGCCCGCCCGGTTTCCATGCTTTTCCAGGAAAATAATCTGTTTAGCCATTTGACCGTCCGGCAAAATATCGCCCTGGGCATGCATCCGGGAATGAAACTTGATGAAGCCCAGAAGCAGCGGCTGATAGAGATAGTGGAACGCGTGGGGTTAACTGACATGCTGGATCGCCTGCCGTCTCAGCTTTCCGGCGGCCAACGGCAGCGCGTTGCCCTCGCCCGCTGCCTGGTTCGTCAGCAGCCCGTTTTACTGCTGGACGAACCTTTCTCGGCGCTCGATCCGGCGCTGCGCAAAGAGATGCTGCAGCTGCTCGATGAGCTGTGTCGGGAGCAACAGCTGGCGCTGCTGATGGTTTCTCACAGTATTGAAGATGCCGCCCGTATCGCCCATCGTAGCATCGTGGTAAAAGACGGGCGCATTGCATGGGACGGCGAAACAGGCACATTGCTCAGCGGTGAGGCAAGCGCCTCCGCGCTGTTGGGGATAGGCAATTAG
- a CDS encoding DedA family protein, protein MESLLEHFITQSVAYSLIAVMLVAFFESLALVGLILPGTVMMAGLGALIGSGQVNFYYAWGAGIIGCLLGDWISFWLGQRFKGPLHRWSFMKKNKALLDKTEHALHQHSMFTILVGRFVGPTRPLVPMVAGMLDLPLAKFLPPNIIGCLFWPPLYFLPGILAGAAIDIPADMKSASFKWLLLAVALLLWLAAWLSWRWYRSGKQGSDRLARYLPQARLNWLAPLMLVAGIGSFVALLQHPLMPVYWDILWKVLSH, encoded by the coding sequence ATGGAATCCTTGCTGGAACACTTTATTACACAGTCAGTGGCATATTCGCTTATCGCGGTGATGCTGGTGGCCTTTTTTGAGTCGCTGGCGCTGGTGGGGCTTATCCTGCCTGGCACGGTGATGATGGCCGGACTGGGTGCGCTGATCGGCAGTGGCCAGGTCAATTTCTATTATGCTTGGGGAGCCGGGATTATAGGTTGCCTGCTGGGCGACTGGATCTCGTTCTGGCTTGGGCAGCGCTTCAAAGGCCCGCTACACCGCTGGTCATTTATGAAGAAGAATAAGGCGCTGCTGGATAAGACCGAGCACGCGCTGCATCAGCACAGCATGTTTACCATTCTTGTCGGACGCTTTGTTGGCCCTACGCGCCCGCTAGTGCCGATGGTGGCCGGGATGCTGGATTTACCGCTGGCGAAGTTTTTGCCACCGAATATTATCGGCTGCCTGTTCTGGCCGCCGCTCTATTTTCTACCGGGTATCCTCGCCGGGGCAGCAATCGACATTCCTGCAGACATGAAAAGCGCGAGCTTCAAGTGGCTGCTTTTGGCGGTGGCTTTACTGCTTTGGCTGGCTGCGTGGCTAAGCTGGCGTTGGTATCGCAGCGGTAAGCAAGGCTCAGATCGACTGGCCCGCTATTTACCGCAGGCCCGACTAAACTGGCTGGCTCCGCTTATGCTGGTGGCGGGCATTGGCAGTTTTGTGGCCTTGCTGCAGCATCCATTAATGCCGGTTTACTGGGACATCCTGTGGAAGGTGCTGTCGCACTAA